From the Halalkalicoccus sp. CGA53 genome, one window contains:
- a CDS encoding amidohydrolase — protein MDKRAVFETIDADRERFEEVAKAIWETPELGLHEERSSKALIDLLEAEGFEIETDIGGMSTAFVAEYGSGGPVIGILGEYDALPGLSQSASTEPDPIEPGAPGHGCGHNLYGTACAWAAIAVARAIDDGLPGTIRFYGCPAEETLVGKVFMARAGAFDDCDTAITWHPSDRNRPQLGSSLALDSLSFSYTGTAAHAGGSPESGRSALDGVELLNAGVERMREHVPEKTRVHYAITDGGGAPNVVPAEASVWYFVRAPDRDEVDRITKWVTDIADAAAQMTHTSVERRYITGCYDFLPNETVTDALWENMQEVGGVEFTEEQETFAREIQETVDPDRIEATLEKLPDETRERVEGRAVYGEPIKAYDEGEVSGGSTDVGDVSHIVPTAQLRAATWPVGTPGHSWQAVAANHEFGVEGALYAAKVQAGTAIDLLSDPDLVDRAQAEFVESRDGEYVTPLPEDVEPPFDVTAP, from the coding sequence ATGGACAAACGGGCCGTTTTCGAGACGATCGATGCCGACCGCGAGCGTTTCGAGGAGGTAGCGAAGGCGATCTGGGAGACGCCGGAGCTCGGACTGCACGAGGAGCGCTCCTCGAAAGCGCTGATCGACCTGCTCGAAGCCGAGGGCTTCGAGATCGAAACCGATATCGGAGGAATGTCGACGGCGTTCGTCGCCGAGTACGGTTCGGGTGGTCCCGTGATCGGGATCCTCGGAGAGTACGACGCGTTGCCTGGGCTCTCGCAGTCGGCGAGTACGGAGCCGGACCCGATCGAACCCGGCGCACCGGGTCACGGCTGTGGGCACAACCTCTACGGGACGGCGTGTGCGTGGGCGGCGATCGCAGTCGCGCGGGCGATCGACGACGGCCTTCCGGGCACGATCCGATTCTACGGCTGTCCCGCCGAGGAGACGCTCGTGGGAAAGGTGTTCATGGCTCGGGCGGGCGCGTTCGACGACTGTGACACGGCGATCACCTGGCACCCGAGCGATCGAAACCGCCCGCAGCTGGGGAGTTCGCTCGCGCTCGACTCGCTTTCGTTCTCCTATACGGGGACCGCCGCCCACGCGGGGGGATCGCCGGAATCGGGCCGAAGCGCACTCGACGGCGTCGAACTGCTCAACGCTGGCGTCGAGCGGATGCGCGAGCACGTGCCGGAGAAGACCCGGGTCCACTATGCGATCACCGACGGCGGGGGTGCGCCGAACGTCGTCCCCGCGGAGGCGAGCGTCTGGTACTTCGTCCGGGCACCCGATCGGGACGAGGTCGACCGGATCACGAAGTGGGTCACCGACATCGCGGACGCAGCGGCGCAGATGACACACACCTCGGTCGAACGCCGCTACATCACCGGCTGTTACGACTTCCTCCCGAACGAGACGGTCACGGACGCACTCTGGGAGAACATGCAGGAGGTAGGAGGAGTCGAGTTCACCGAGGAACAGGAGACGTTCGCCCGCGAGATCCAGGAGACGGTCGATCCCGACCGGATCGAGGCGACGCTGGAGAAACTGCCCGATGAGACGAGAGAGCGGGTGGAGGGTCGGGCGGTCTACGGCGAGCCGATCAAGGCGTACGACGAGGGCGAGGTAAGCGGCGGGTCGACCGACGTCGGCGACGTGAGCCACATCGTCCCGACGGCTCAGCTACGGGCGGCGACCTGGCCGGTCGGCACGCCGGGCCACAGCTGGCAGGCGGTCGCCGCCAACCACGAGTTCGGGGTCGAGGGCGCGCTCTACGCCGCGAAGGTGCAGGCCGGTACCGCAATCGACCTTCTCTCCGATCCCGACTTGGTCGATCGGGCACAGGCGGAGTTCGTTGAATCCAGAGACGGCGAGTACGTGACGCCGCTTCCCGAGGACGTCGAACCACCGTTCGACGTCACAGCACCGTAG
- a CDS encoding metal ABC transporter permease, giving the protein MTVRASLTNLAGSRRRLVGVVAGVPLAAIGLYAFIYGVFPTLYEAFWGATCSAVGSWLVCSGFLQRGFTTGLLIGIAAPIVGTYLVNRQMALIGEALAHTAFAGVAIGIFLGSFVEWGSFPLFTALVVAAIAALGIQYISVHTDSHADVPIAIMLTGGFALGIAVVSYGIAFGREINSYLFGDILFVPFGNVQLMVGLTLAVLGMVGLTHKQLLFITFDREAARLARIDVWFYDTLLIVLTALVIVAAMQILGAILVAAMLVVPVAGAMQLTNSFTQGMALSVVFGELSVIFGILFSYQWSIATGATIVLTAIAIYLVALLVSR; this is encoded by the coding sequence ATGACCGTCCGAGCGTCCCTCACGAACCTCGCCGGTTCGCGTCGTCGACTCGTCGGAGTCGTCGCCGGGGTGCCGCTCGCCGCTATCGGGCTCTACGCGTTCATCTACGGCGTCTTCCCGACGCTCTACGAGGCGTTCTGGGGGGCGACGTGTAGCGCGGTCGGGAGCTGGCTCGTCTGCAGCGGCTTCCTCCAGCGCGGGTTCACCACGGGGCTACTCATCGGGATCGCCGCGCCGATCGTCGGTACCTATCTCGTCAACCGACAGATGGCGCTGATCGGGGAGGCGCTCGCACACACCGCGTTCGCGGGCGTCGCGATCGGGATCTTCCTCGGCTCGTTCGTCGAGTGGGGATCGTTTCCCCTGTTCACCGCGCTCGTCGTCGCCGCGATCGCGGCACTCGGTATCCAGTACATCTCGGTCCACACCGACTCCCACGCCGACGTGCCGATCGCGATCATGCTCACCGGCGGGTTCGCGCTCGGGATCGCCGTCGTCTCCTACGGGATCGCCTTCGGCCGCGAGATCAACAGCTATCTCTTCGGCGACATCCTCTTCGTCCCGTTCGGGAACGTCCAGCTCATGGTCGGGCTCACGCTCGCCGTGCTGGGGATGGTCGGGCTCACTCACAAACAGCTCCTGTTCATCACGTTCGACCGCGAGGCCGCACGGCTCGCACGGATCGACGTCTGGTTCTACGACACGCTGCTCATCGTGCTCACCGCGCTGGTGATCGTCGCGGCGATGCAGATCCTCGGGGCGATCCTCGTCGCCGCGATGCTCGTCGTCCCGGTCGCCGGGGCGATGCAGCTCACGAACTCGTTCACCCAGGGGATGGCGCTCTCCGTGGTGTTCGGCGAGCTCTCGGTGATCTTCGGTATCCTCTTCTCGTATCAGTGGTCGATCGCGACGGGCGCGACGATCGTCCTCACGGCGATCGCGATCTACCTCGTCGCCCTCCTCGTCTCGCGTTAG
- a CDS encoding MFS transporter produces the protein MSRAESATGVPHETTVVVGLVSGSHVINHTYLVLFPPILGVLAVEFDVGLAALGVAMGVQAFVNTAFQLPFGYLADTYDRTLALELCLGLGALGAFVLALAPTFEWLLVGQAILGVGIAGHHPAHFPLIADSTPERLRGRAFSVHGFAGNVGFGAAPLLIVAVMGLGYSWRIAFALLGALGLAYALLAFVVLTRFVDRSIRVPERGASREGSPVQRVRSGIRAVFEAPGILALGLFALVGSTAGWGITSFVVTLLEEGYGVAPNVASLTLSAMFGAGAILMLAGGDLSDRFSPGPVIVGSYGLLVVFVLTLSSLAVSPLVAIVAAILAGSVTSLAIPARDTLADALSGRADLGRNFAIITIGIMIGSTIAPPLFGFVIETAGFRAAFTSIAGVAGLAVVITAWIVRTWGDGHGSEKAVPSD, from the coding sequence GTGAGCAGGGCTGAGTCGGCTACCGGAGTACCACACGAGACGACGGTCGTCGTCGGCCTCGTGAGCGGCTCGCACGTGATCAACCACACCTACCTCGTGCTCTTTCCACCGATCCTGGGCGTCCTCGCCGTGGAGTTCGACGTCGGTCTCGCCGCGCTCGGCGTCGCGATGGGCGTCCAGGCGTTCGTCAACACCGCCTTTCAGCTCCCGTTCGGCTACCTGGCCGATACCTACGACCGGACGCTCGCGCTGGAGCTCTGTCTCGGCCTCGGCGCGCTCGGCGCGTTCGTCCTCGCACTCGCGCCCACCTTCGAGTGGCTGCTCGTCGGCCAGGCGATTTTGGGGGTGGGAATCGCCGGCCACCACCCCGCACACTTCCCGCTGATCGCTGACTCGACGCCCGAACGGCTCCGGGGCCGTGCGTTCAGCGTCCACGGGTTCGCGGGGAACGTCGGCTTCGGCGCCGCACCCCTGCTCATCGTCGCGGTGATGGGACTGGGCTACTCCTGGCGGATCGCCTTCGCGCTGCTCGGGGCACTCGGCCTCGCCTACGCCCTGCTCGCGTTCGTCGTCCTCACCCGGTTCGTCGATCGCTCGATCAGGGTTCCGGAGCGTGGTGCTTCACGGGAGGGGTCACCCGTTCAGCGCGTCCGCAGCGGGATCCGGGCGGTGTTCGAGGCGCCGGGCATCCTCGCGCTCGGGCTGTTCGCGCTCGTCGGCTCGACCGCCGGCTGGGGGATCACCTCGTTCGTCGTCACCCTCCTGGAGGAGGGCTACGGCGTCGCGCCGAACGTCGCGAGCCTCACCCTCTCTGCGATGTTCGGTGCGGGTGCGATCCTGATGCTCGCCGGCGGCGACCTCTCGGATCGGTTCTCCCCCGGCCCGGTGATCGTCGGGAGCTACGGGCTGCTCGTCGTCTTCGTTCTCACCCTCTCCTCGCTCGCGGTCTCGCCACTGGTGGCGATCGTCGCGGCGATCCTCGCCGGGAGCGTCACGAGCCTCGCGATCCCCGCCCGCGACACGCTTGCCGACGCCCTCTCGGGGCGGGCTGACCTCGGCCGGAACTTCGCGATCATCACCATCGGGATCATGATCGGCAGCACGATCGCCCCGCCGCTGTTCGGGTTCGTCATCGAGACCGCCGGGTTCAGGGCCGCGTTCACTTCGATTGCGGGCGTCGCGGGCCTCGCCGTGGTGATCACCGCGTGGATCGTCCGGACGTGGGGAGACGGGCACGGTTCGGAGAAGGCGGTCCCGAGCGACTAA
- a CDS encoding universal stress protein, translating to MYRSILVATDGSPDATQALDQAIQIASKFDAELHAVYVIDTRRASTAATKDSLHDLGEQAIRSAKKRAAQCDVSLTTMITEGIPAEEILAYAEDYSIDLIILGAKGKSGLERFFFGTVAERVARHADTSVLVARR from the coding sequence ATGTATCGTTCGATCCTCGTCGCTACCGATGGGAGCCCTGATGCTACTCAAGCCCTCGATCAGGCGATCCAGATCGCAAGCAAATTCGACGCCGAACTCCACGCGGTGTATGTCATCGATACACGCCGTGCCAGCACTGCTGCTACGAAAGATTCACTCCATGATCTCGGTGAACAAGCGATCAGATCCGCTAAAAAACGCGCGGCGCAGTGTGACGTGTCTCTGACCACAATGATTACCGAAGGAATACCAGCGGAGGAGATCCTTGCATACGCCGAGGACTATTCTATTGACCTTATCATCCTCGGAGCCAAGGGAAAGTCGGGTTTAGAGCGGTTTTTCTTCGGTACCGTTGCCGAACGTGTCGCGCGCCACGCGGATACCTCGGTACTTGTCGCCCGTCGGTGA
- a CDS encoding phytase translates to MRGGGDRGERGYVSRRQALRAVTVGVTAGVAGCSRLSGGDDSILTVPETFITSEEGENIDQPAVWHGESRHLLLVTAKESHELVVFDATDGEYLTSIGREGSEAGEFQRPNGLFVIDDLAVVVERDNRRVQVLRLPDGESLGTFGEDELRKPYEGAVYESAEGYEVYVTDDYDASDPADLDERVKHYRFTVSDDTVEAQHVRSFGETTDPGALYKVESILPDPEHDRLMIADEDENVVKLYDLSGTFVDVVTSVFGENDPEGIALYRNENGSGWWVFAEQSGQPDLFVFDRGQSRFHVYGRESLDPVATFAGETAANTDGVWLTQRSFGQFSDGAFYVVHNDRTVAAFDLEEVMSGIGPDLS, encoded by the coding sequence ATGAGAGGGGGAGGCGACCGAGGGGAGAGGGGATACGTCTCGAGACGGCAGGCGTTACGCGCGGTAACCGTTGGGGTGACCGCGGGAGTTGCCGGCTGTTCGCGGCTGTCCGGCGGGGACGATTCGATACTCACCGTTCCGGAGACGTTCATCACGTCAGAGGAAGGCGAGAACATCGACCAACCGGCGGTGTGGCACGGCGAGAGTCGACACCTGCTCCTGGTCACTGCGAAGGAGAGCCACGAACTCGTCGTCTTCGACGCGACGGACGGGGAGTATCTCACCAGTATCGGACGCGAGGGGTCGGAAGCCGGCGAGTTTCAGCGGCCGAACGGACTGTTCGTGATCGATGACCTCGCGGTCGTCGTCGAGCGCGACAACCGTCGCGTACAGGTGCTACGACTGCCGGACGGCGAGTCGCTCGGCACCTTCGGCGAGGACGAGCTGCGCAAACCGTACGAGGGCGCGGTCTACGAGAGTGCCGAGGGTTACGAGGTGTACGTCACCGACGACTACGACGCGTCCGACCCCGCGGACCTCGACGAGCGCGTGAAACACTACCGGTTCACCGTCTCCGACGACACCGTCGAGGCACAGCACGTTCGGAGCTTCGGCGAGACGACCGATCCCGGAGCACTCTACAAGGTGGAGTCGATCCTCCCCGACCCGGAGCACGACCGGCTGATGATCGCCGACGAGGACGAGAACGTGGTCAAACTCTACGATCTCTCCGGGACGTTCGTCGACGTCGTGACCTCGGTTTTCGGTGAGAACGATCCGGAGGGGATCGCGCTCTACCGTAACGAGAACGGTTCGGGGTGGTGGGTGTTCGCGGAGCAGTCCGGACAGCCCGACCTCTTCGTCTTCGATCGGGGACAGAGCCGGTTCCACGTCTACGGCCGGGAATCGCTCGATCCGGTCGCGACGTTCGCCGGCGAGACGGCAGCGAACACGGACGGCGTCTGGCTCACCCAGCGTTCGTTCGGTCAGTTCTCGGATGGAGCGTTCTACGTGGTCCACAACGACAGGACGGTCGCGGCGTTCGACCTGGAGGAAGTCATGAGCGGGATCGGGCCAGACCTGTCGTAG
- a CDS encoding metal-dependent transcriptional regulator — protein sequence MMLSAVMEDYLKAIYTLQSERDGGQRIRTSEIADHVGVTSPTVTSMLDKLEERGLVDREKYKGVTLTSDGERVALEVIRHHRLLEAYLTEHLDYSWEEVHDEADRLEHHISEEFEARVAAALADPTVDPHGAPIPNADLEPPERRPATALSEFEEGTVVRVEEVSDHDPAVLEYLSDHGVDPGTELEIEEVAPFGMVTARAEGHRESVSLPEEVARHVRVTALAEAT from the coding sequence ATGATGCTGAGCGCCGTCATGGAGGACTACCTGAAGGCGATATACACCCTTCAATCCGAGCGCGACGGCGGCCAGCGGATCCGGACGTCGGAGATCGCAGACCACGTCGGGGTGACCTCGCCGACGGTAACGAGCATGCTCGACAAGCTCGAAGAGCGGGGGCTGGTCGACCGGGAGAAGTACAAGGGGGTGACGCTCACCTCCGACGGCGAGCGTGTCGCGCTCGAAGTGATCCGCCACCACCGACTGCTCGAGGCCTACCTCACCGAACACCTCGACTACTCCTGGGAGGAGGTCCACGACGAAGCCGACCGTCTCGAACACCACATCTCGGAGGAGTTCGAGGCCCGGGTCGCCGCGGCGCTCGCCGACCCGACCGTCGACCCGCACGGCGCGCCGATCCCGAACGCCGATCTCGAGCCGCCCGAGCGCCGGCCCGCGACCGCGCTCTCGGAGTTCGAGGAGGGCACCGTGGTGCGGGTCGAGGAGGTCAGCGACCACGATCCAGCGGTACTGGAGTACCTCTCCGACCACGGGGTCGACCCGGGCACGGAACTCGAGATCGAGGAGGTCGCCCCATTCGGGATGGTGACCGCCCGGGCCGAGGGCCACCGGGAGAGCGTCTCCCTCCCCGAGGAAGTCGCCCGACACGTCCGCGTCACCGCGCTCGCGGAGGCGACGTGA
- a CDS encoding NAD-dependent epimerase/dehydratase family protein, translated as MRVLVTGGTGFVGSELCERLKREGHDPIAFDTDPSDEPAGGDPTAVRGDVTDTAALERAIEDREVDRIAHLAAVLGSAQSSGERAAVNAGGPRSVLEAARRTGVERVALASSETVYAPDSAYVAEQVSEDSLLQPESAYAAAKLFSERLGREYEAEHDLSVVALRPTGVFGPGAGHAVEFAELFEKPTRGEAVTVSPADGAISWLSVRDAASGFAAAVGADEDDLTQPVYNLRGEYRTVSEAAEAVREVVQGAEVTVDDGPPLRWSAQHLDVSAARSDLGYEIEDGIAEIARLYVESVGRNRS; from the coding sequence ATGCGCGTACTCGTCACCGGCGGAACCGGGTTCGTCGGATCGGAGCTCTGCGAGCGGTTGAAACGGGAGGGACACGATCCGATCGCGTTCGACACCGATCCGTCCGACGAACCGGCCGGCGGAGATCCCACCGCCGTCCGCGGCGACGTGACCGATACGGCCGCGCTCGAACGAGCGATCGAGGATCGCGAGGTCGATCGAATCGCCCACCTCGCGGCGGTCCTCGGCTCCGCTCAATCGTCCGGCGAGCGCGCGGCGGTGAACGCGGGCGGCCCGCGGAGCGTGCTCGAAGCAGCCCGGAGAACCGGGGTCGAGAGAGTCGCCCTCGCCTCCAGCGAGACGGTCTACGCCCCGGATTCTGCGTACGTGGCGGAACAGGTCTCGGAGGACTCGCTGCTCCAGCCCGAGAGCGCGTACGCGGCGGCGAAGCTCTTCTCCGAGCGACTGGGTCGGGAGTACGAAGCGGAGCACGACCTCTCGGTCGTAGCGCTGCGTCCAACGGGTGTCTTCGGACCCGGAGCTGGTCACGCCGTCGAGTTCGCTGAGCTGTTCGAGAAGCCGACGCGGGGCGAAGCAGTCACCGTCTCGCCCGCCGACGGCGCGATCAGCTGGCTCTCGGTTCGGGACGCCGCGAGCGGGTTCGCCGCCGCCGTCGGGGCGGACGAGGACGATCTCACACAGCCCGTCTACAACCTCCGGGGTGAGTACCGAACCGTGAGTGAGGCGGCCGAGGCAGTGAGGGAGGTGGTCCAAGGTGCGGAGGTCACGGTCGATGACGGTCCACCGCTTCGCTGGTCGGCACAGCACCTCGACGTCTCGGCAGCCAGATCGGACCTCGGGTACGAAATCGAGGACGGGATCGCCGAGATCGCACGCCTGTACGTCGAATCCGTCGGGAGGAACCGCTCGTAG
- a CDS encoding metal ABC transporter substrate-binding protein: MDTDGGLSRRQVLSAGGGLFGAALAGCLDGNDNPSGSGDDGGEYSVAASFFMPYDVTQQIAGDHVALEDLVPAGEHGHDWDPDPGIVERIESADAFVYTRGFSSWQDDAADELEDDEEILVIEISDGITFIDSPAEENDEHFWMNPRIMRDGAENVLDGLVELDSDNQEAYEENAEAFIDELDAVHGEFQELADQRQQDQIIIGSHDSFQWWWDEYGFDIYSPVGISPDDEASAAELEEVERLVEEHGVKYILYDMLEPTNLAESLAEETGTEVLPLSPIEGVTEEMDEEWGYLEHQREINLETLELALEVE, from the coding sequence ATGGACACCGACGGCGGTCTCTCACGACGACAGGTGCTGTCCGCGGGCGGTGGGCTCTTCGGAGCGGCGCTCGCGGGCTGTCTCGACGGGAACGACAACCCGAGCGGGAGCGGTGATGACGGCGGCGAGTACTCCGTCGCAGCGTCGTTCTTCATGCCGTACGACGTCACACAGCAGATCGCGGGCGACCACGTGGCCCTCGAGGACCTCGTTCCAGCCGGCGAGCACGGCCACGACTGGGACCCGGATCCCGGGATCGTCGAACGGATCGAGAGCGCCGACGCCTTCGTCTACACGCGAGGGTTCTCGAGCTGGCAGGACGACGCGGCCGACGAACTCGAAGACGACGAGGAGATACTCGTCATCGAGATCTCCGACGGGATCACGTTCATCGACAGCCCCGCCGAGGAGAACGACGAGCACTTCTGGATGAACCCGCGCATCATGCGTGACGGCGCCGAGAACGTCCTCGACGGGCTGGTGGAACTCGACTCCGACAACCAGGAGGCCTACGAGGAGAACGCGGAGGCTTTCATCGACGAACTCGACGCGGTCCACGGGGAGTTCCAGGAGCTCGCGGATCAGCGACAGCAGGACCAGATCATCATCGGGAGCCACGATTCGTTTCAGTGGTGGTGGGACGAGTACGGCTTCGACATCTACTCGCCGGTCGGCATCTCGCCCGACGACGAGGCGTCGGCCGCCGAGCTGGAGGAGGTCGAACGGCTCGTCGAGGAACACGGCGTCAAGTACATCCTCTACGACATGCTGGAGCCGACGAACCTCGCCGAGTCGCTCGCCGAGGAGACGGGTACGGAGGTCCTGCCGCTGTCGCCGATCGAAGGCGTGACCGAGGAGATGGACGAGGAGTGGGGCTACCTCGAGCACCAGCGCGAGATCAACCTCGAGACCCTCGAACTCGCCCTCGAGGTGGAGTGA
- a CDS encoding SLC13 family permease, translating to MSIFLILQTTGELPPLTTEILVVFGIIAVALVLFVTEPIPIDVTAVAILVTLIVLEPWTQISPSDGVSGFSSSATITVLAMFILSDGIRRTGLISILGSKIAEQFGDSPLKQLAAVVGLSGGTAGFINNTPVVALMIPMVNDISQRTGVSPSKFLIPVSFASMLGGMLTLIGTSTNILASDVSARLIDRPFTMFEFTQLGFLVLVTGCLYILLIGRHLIPERVHVEEQLTEEFEMANYLTEVVVREGSPLAGMTVHECLEELELEADIVQLVRDDQTFTEPLAQKTVQPDDILVIRTGRESLVGLLNVEGLALAPDADVTDDHLEVRLDRRDERGTQRLVEVIITPDTNIIGETLETLNFRHRYDATVLAIRRGGEIIHARMDDRPLRPGDTLLLQATDQTVNRLNADRSFVVAQEVTRPDFRSSKIPIALGIIVGVIGLAAFEVFPIMVTALGGMVAMVATGCVRPTEVYDSVDWNVIFLLAGLIPLGIAMEQTGAAAWLASVIVIASAGLSAVLVLGLFYLATALITELISNNASVVLMIPVAVDAAIQIDANVFAFVLAVTFGASTSMLSPIGYQTNLMVYGPGGYKFTDFFRVGAPLQLILTVVTTAGIVIFWGV from the coding sequence ATGTCAATATTTCTTATCCTTCAAACAACCGGTGAACTTCCGCCACTTACCACCGAAATCCTCGTCGTCTTCGGAATTATCGCAGTAGCACTGGTTCTCTTCGTCACTGAACCAATCCCAATCGACGTCACAGCGGTCGCAATCCTCGTCACGCTGATCGTCCTCGAACCGTGGACGCAGATCAGTCCCTCCGATGGCGTCTCCGGATTCTCCAGCTCCGCCACCATCACTGTCCTAGCGATGTTCATCCTGAGCGACGGGATTCGACGAACCGGGCTGATCAGCATCCTCGGATCGAAAATCGCCGAGCAGTTCGGCGATAGCCCGCTGAAACAACTTGCTGCGGTCGTCGGCCTCTCGGGAGGGACGGCTGGCTTCATCAACAATACGCCGGTCGTCGCCCTGATGATCCCGATGGTGAACGACATCTCCCAGCGGACGGGCGTCTCACCGTCGAAGTTCCTCATTCCCGTCTCGTTCGCGTCGATGCTCGGAGGGATGCTCACGCTGATCGGCACCTCGACGAACATCCTCGCCAGCGATGTTTCCGCTCGTCTCATCGACCGCCCGTTCACAATGTTCGAGTTCACACAGCTCGGCTTCCTCGTCCTCGTTACGGGCTGTCTCTACATCCTCCTCATCGGCCGTCACCTGATTCCAGAGCGCGTCCACGTCGAAGAGCAACTCACGGAGGAGTTCGAGATGGCGAACTACCTCACCGAAGTGGTCGTCCGCGAAGGCTCACCACTCGCGGGAATGACCGTCCACGAGTGCCTCGAAGAACTCGAACTCGAGGCGGATATCGTACAGCTCGTCCGCGACGACCAGACGTTCACCGAACCACTCGCTCAAAAAACAGTTCAACCGGACGATATCCTCGTCATCCGAACGGGTCGCGAGAGTTTGGTAGGTCTCCTCAACGTCGAAGGACTCGCTCTCGCGCCCGATGCTGACGTTACCGACGACCACTTGGAGGTGAGACTCGACCGCCGTGACGAGCGGGGTACCCAGCGACTGGTCGAGGTGATCATCACACCGGATACGAATATCATCGGAGAGACGCTAGAGACGTTGAACTTCCGCCATCGCTACGACGCGACCGTCCTCGCGATCCGCCGTGGCGGTGAAATCATTCACGCGCGCATGGACGACCGACCGCTCCGACCCGGAGACACACTACTCCTCCAAGCAACGGATCAGACGGTCAATCGTCTGAACGCTGATCGTAGTTTTGTCGTCGCACAAGAGGTTACGCGTCCCGATTTTCGATCATCGAAGATTCCAATCGCTCTCGGGATAATCGTTGGGGTCATCGGTTTGGCGGCGTTCGAGGTGTTCCCGATCATGGTGACCGCTCTCGGTGGGATGGTGGCGATGGTCGCGACGGGCTGTGTTCGTCCCACCGAGGTGTACGATTCGGTCGATTGGAACGTGATCTTCCTCCTGGCCGGGCTCATCCCCCTGGGTATCGCGATGGAACAGACCGGAGCGGCGGCATGGCTCGCTTCGGTGATCGTCATCGCCTCCGCCGGGCTCTCGGCAGTCCTCGTTCTCGGGCTGTTCTACCTCGCGACGGCACTCATCACGGAATTGATCAGTAACAACGCGAGCGTCGTGCTGATGATCCCTGTCGCCGTCGATGCAGCGATTCAGATCGACGCGAACGTCTTCGCGTTCGTCCTTGCGGTGACGTTCGGCGCGAGCACGTCGATGCTCTCGCCCATCGGGTACCAGACGAATCTGATGGTTTACGGACCTGGTGGATACAAGTTCACGGATTTCTTCCGCGTTGGTGCCCCTCTCCAGCTGATCCTTACTGTCGTAACCACTGCTGGAATCGTCATTTTTTGGGGCGTTTGA
- a CDS encoding metal ABC transporter ATP-binding protein produces MNVIEADGVTFAYEEQPVVEDVSLTVSEGEFVGLIGPNGSGKTTLLKLLLGLRRPDSGTVRLFGESASEFREGERLGYVSQTSTQADQTMPITVREVVTMGRYPHVGLRRLGTEDREIVDDALDRVGIADLADRRINRLSGGQRQRAYIARALAGEADLLALDEPTVGIDADSRDRFYDLLNELNDRGITIVLIEHDIGVVTEHVDTVVCINRELLHHGSPEAFAESDALAQAYGFGEREGRPALQRQRS; encoded by the coding sequence ATGAATGTAATCGAGGCAGATGGCGTCACGTTCGCCTACGAGGAACAGCCGGTCGTCGAGGACGTCAGCCTGACCGTCTCCGAGGGGGAGTTCGTCGGGCTGATCGGCCCGAACGGCTCGGGGAAGACGACGCTGCTCAAGCTCTTGCTCGGCCTGCGACGGCCGGACTCGGGGACGGTTCGGCTGTTCGGGGAGTCGGCGAGCGAGTTCAGGGAGGGTGAACGCCTGGGCTACGTCTCGCAGACGTCGACACAGGCGGACCAGACGATGCCGATCACGGTTCGAGAGGTCGTGACGATGGGTCGGTACCCGCACGTCGGCCTGCGCCGACTGGGCACCGAGGACAGGGAGATCGTCGACGACGCCCTCGACCGCGTCGGGATCGCCGACCTCGCCGACCGTCGGATCAACCGCCTCTCGGGAGGACAGAGACAGCGGGCGTACATCGCCCGGGCGCTCGCTGGCGAGGCCGACCTGCTCGCGCTCGACGAACCGACGGTCGGTATCGACGCCGACTCCCGTGATCGGTTCTACGATCTCCTGAACGAACTGAACGACCGCGGGATCACGATCGTCCTGATCGAACACGACATCGGCGTCGTCACCGAACACGTCGACACCGTCGTCTGTATCAACCGCGAGCTGCTCCACCACGGCAGCCCCGAGGCGTTCGCCGAGAGCGACGCGCTCGCCCAGGCGTACGGCTTCGGGGAGAGGGAGGGTCGACCCGCCCTGCAGAGACAGCGCTCATGA